DNA sequence from the Leptospiraceae bacterium genome:
CGGAAAAGAGCTTTCTCTTCGGTGCGAATCCTGTAAAAAAGAATAATAAAATTAGCAATAGAAAAAATGATAAAAGAATAAAACGCGGAATGAAACAAAGAAAGCCCTATAATTTCTAAAATTACGACAAGATAATTCGGATGACGTATATAGGAATAAATTCCTTCTGTTACTATACTATCGGTTTTTTCAGGATTCACAATTACCCGCACATTCCAATTCTCCCTCATGATATACAAAACATGGAATCTCAAAATAAAAGCAAGGCATAAAATTCCGGTACTCAGAGCAAGTAAAATTATAGAAAGTTCTCTTTGGAAATAAAAGACTTCTAAAGGGACTGCGATTAAAAACGAGCTGTGGAGTAAAAAGAAAAAGGGAAAGTAGAATTCTTTTTCTTCTGTTAATACTTCATTTTCCTGTCTTTTACGAAGATTTCTCCTTGCCAGAACAAGTTCTGAAAGCCTCATAATGGCGGTAATACAAAAAAGAAGTAAAAGGATTTTATATGAAGTTGACATATTCAAAGATTCCTATATTCGGATAACCATTAATCAAATAATTTTTGATCTGAGACTGTTATGTTACAGGTGCCTTTTCCTGCCGTTAAAAAAAATTGAAACGTATTCGGCCTTCGACTACTTCGATTAATTAAAATTGAACTCGGCTTATAGACCAGAGTATCATTAGCACTGGTCTGACAACTATCTCCAAATTGTTTTACACTGAATATGGTAGCACAGGCTATATTGATATATAGAACCTCTTCTAAGGGAAGTTCTACCCTGAATGCTTTTGTATCAACAAGGTTTTCATAGGTAATTTCATAGCCTTTAGAAGCTTCTAATAAATTTTCTTCTCCAAATTGGTTTTTATACGGTTTATAACAATCTATATAAATATCTTCTGCTGCGCAAAAAAATCCACTACGGAAAGCACCACAATCCCCATCGGGTTTCAATACATATAAAAGACCGGAATAGGCCCCGGTCGGAACTTTCACCAGAAGATCTTTTGATGTCCATTTCTGGATAAGCTCGTAGTTTTCCTGTATTTCTGTAGAGCTTAATTTATTTCCATAGTCATTCACAATTTCAGCGCTGAGAGTATTGATTTTGACCGTATTATTTTCAGCAATGGGTTCGAAGTTTTTTCCTTTTATCAGGATAACCGAAGCAGTAAAATAGGTAGGAATGGTAGCCAGACCGGAAAAATTAAGCCCTCCGGAACTACTCTGACGCGTACTGGCCCTTACACTTTCGGAAGTAGGAAAGAGATACTGGTCGGTCGTAATGGCAGGATATACCCTCTGTGGCTCAATAGACGTTATTTCTACGTTATTGACCGGGATACGAACTCCAAGAATTCCGGATTCCAAAATCACATTCTTCATAAAATCACCCTTTGGATTCGGGTCATCCTTACAGGCTCCGAAGATAAATAGGATGAAAAGGAATAATAAGTTTTTCATAATGACAGTCCTATTCAATTTACTAATCTGTTGTAATTTTAAGCCCTGATTTTTATTATGCAAGAAAATAATAACTATGCCCGTTATTTTAAAAAAAATCCAGAACAATCACGTAGAGCTAAGATTTAACCGGCCTGAACTGAGAAACGCCATCAGCCGGGACTTATTAAACGAATTTCAATCCGCTCTTCTCGAACTCAAAAGTAGGGAGGAAATCCGTTCTTTAGTCCTTACCGGCGAGGGCGACAGGGCTTTTTGTGCCGGTGCCGACCTGAAAGAGAGAAAGCAGATGTCTCCGGAAGAGGTACGAAGCTTTTTGCGTGATTTTCGAGACAGTCTCGGACTTTTAGAATCTTTACCCTTCCCAACTATAGCCGTTTTAAATGGGGATGCATTCGGAGGGGGTTTGGAGATTGCCCTGGCCTGTGATATACGACTCGCAGTAGAACACGCTATAATGGCTTTACCCGAAACAAAATTAGGAATCATTCCCGGTGCCGGGGGAACCCAGAGGCTTGCAAGGCTTATTGGCCTGTCAGGGGCAAAAGACATGATTTTCACAGGTAGATTTTTAAATGCAGGAGAAGGAAAAGAATACGGAGTAATTAACCGGGTTTTATCCTCAGCCAATACGGAGAAAGAGCTGGAATCATACCTATCCGGGATTTATGAGGCAGCTCCTCTTTCTTTAAAGTTTGCTAAAAAAGCTATAGAAATAGGTTTTGAGACCTCCCTGGAGAAGGGTCTGGATATAGAAAAAGAGTTTTATGAGAAAACTCTCGGGACAAAAGATAGACTGGAAGGTCTCGAGGCCTTTGCCGAAAAGCGAAAACCGGTTTACAGGGGAGAATAATGATACTCACAGGAAATGAAATAAAAGACAGGCTAAATAAAGATATTTTCATCCAGCCTTATGATGAAAAACTTCTGAATCCCAATTCGTATAACCTTCGTTTATACGAGGAATTAATGGTTTATACCCAGACTCCACTCGACATGAAAAAACCCAACCCGACGAAACTCCTTAAAATTCCGGCGGAAGGTTTGATTCTGGAACCGGGACGACTTTATCTCGGAAGAACCCTTGAATATACAGAAACTCATAATTTAGTTCCCATGCTGGAAGGTCGTTCTTCTATCGGCAGACTCGGCATGTTTGTACATATTACTGCCGGTTTTGGAGATGTCGGTTTTAAGGGTTTTTGGACCTTAGAAATATCCGTTATTCAGCCCCTTATTATTTATCCCGGCATTCCTATCTGCCAGATTTTTTATCACACCGTTACCGGCAATATTACTGAATACGATTCCGGAAAATACCAGGGAAATACAGGAATCCAGCCTTCTTATTTGTATAAGGATTTTGAGTGAAAGATAGATGCGAGTTTTTTTTCGTCATCTGAAGAAACCGGCTCGATTGCTCTCTTTCTGCATTATCTTTGTTTCTATTTTCCCCTTTCCGCTTTTCTCCAAATCTCCCTCGATTCTTGGTTTTTGGAGGACGATAGATGAAAAAGGAAATCAAAAATCTATAGTAAAAATTTTCCAACAGAACGGAAAACTCTACGGTAAAATCGTAGGACTCACGGAACCCTACGACAAAGATGGAAAACAAAAAGTCTGTACGAAATGCAAAGGTGAGGAGAAAAATATGCCTCTTATTGGTCTTACCATTATCAAAGGTTTAAGACATAATGGCGAAGCCTATGTGGGAGGAACCATTCTCGATCCCATTTTCGGAGAAGAATATGATTGTCGGCTCAAAATGAAAGGGGAAAACCTCGAAGTCTACGGTTTCATCTACTCGAATCTTGTAGCTCGAATGCAAATTTGGATAAGATAAAAAAGAAAAAATTAAAAGATCTCTTATTAGAAAGAGGTCTCTGTGATAACGAACAAAAAGCACGTTCTTTGATTCTCTCCGGTTCGGTACTGGTGAATGAAATAAAGGTGAACGGTGAAAACCGCTTATTTAAAGAGGACGTCCAAATTCGTCTACTTCATGTAATTCCGGAATACGTCAGCCGTGGTGCCTATAAACTCTTAGGGGGTTTTGAAGCGTTTCCGGTGAATGTCCAGGATAAAATTTGCCTTGACCTGGGAGCTTCCACAGGTGGCTTTACGGAAATCCTCTTAGCTAATGGTGCAAGAAAAGTTTATGCTTTTGACGTGGGTTACGGACAACTGGCCGGAAAATTACGAAACGATCCGAGAGTAGTGGTTCATGATAGATTCCATATAAAGAATCTGAGTCTTTCCTGTCTGGACGAGAAAGATATATCCGAGCTTTTCATAGTAATGGATTTAAGTTTTATTTCCCTGAAACGAGTATTTCCAACTATTCAAAATCTTAAATTAGAATATTCGGAATTACTAATGGAAGGAATCAGCCTTTTAAAACCTCAATTTGAATGCAAGGGACAGGAATTAGAAAAAGGTATTGTAAGAGATCCCCGTGTTCACTTTAAAGTCATACGGAAAATCTGGCGGTTTTTAAAGAACCATGCAGGTGTGCGGCATCTTCAAATTGCCGATTCCCCGATACGGGGAAATTCCGGGAACCGGGAGTTTTTACTTTATTGGAAAATGTAAACCCTTGTCGACCTATGAGTGGAGATTTGGTAAGAATAGGCCACCGAATCTTCTCTCGTTGGCACAGCAGCTACTCTATTGTACAACTAAGTCTAAATCAAACTTCAAGAGCATCTTTTAAATACTCCTGCAAACGCCCGGTATTTTTATTATTCTTTTTTCTTATAGTAGGGTCTATAATTTGTAAAAGCCAGTCTGATTTTTGACCGCTATAGTGTTCTATTAATCTTTTTTCGACAGCGGCAGGTTGCCAGACAGAAAGTCTTTCCAGTCCCATACACTCTTCTATTGTTGCTTTTCTTCTATTGCCACTTTGGACAATTTCAAAGACTTCCGGATTTAGAGTATCCTGAGCAAAGCGGGGTGGCTCTATTAGTAGCGATTCTTCCAGAGGAATTTTTCCAATTTTTGTAACCCTCCGGTAAACCCACCTTCACAAGCTCCAGGAAGTGTGCTACGCTTGGAGCATGAAAACATCACCAAACTGGGAAGAAAGAATTGGCAATTTTCCTATTCTCCCAGTGGTGCAAGGGCAAGTGCAATTTATTATACTCTGATTGAAAATGCAAAACTATGCGGTCTGGATCCTTACCAATATCTTAAAATCGTTTTTGATGAGATAGTGAGAAATCCCAATTTCGATCCGAAAGATTTGACTCCTCAGGCTATCGCAAAAAAACTAAAAGAAGACTCAGCAGCTACAACTTAAATTCTACCTCCGGGGCCCGGTGCAACCGGGGGGTGGGTTCATGATACGCTTACTTTTTCCATATCATTTAAACGGGAATAAAACGGATGGAAAGTATATTTGGCTACCTAAACCAATCTCGGTAGCTAATGTTTCTTTGTTATATAAATTATGCTTTTGTAATTTTTTCTCCTATATATACAATGTAGATTTGTTTATTCCCTTCATCATCTTCAATTCTATCCGGCCAGGTAAAGTGGATTCGGTATTGATCATTAAAAGCTCTCGCTTTTCCGTGCCAGGGGCAGAAAACTTGAGTTCCATTAATATCAAAAGTTAATCCAGTTTGAAACTTATTTTTATTTGTTTGTGACTCATCTGAAAAATCTGCTTTTTCTCCCTGAAAATATTGTTTTATGATTTCAAGTCCTCTTTGGTTTAATCCACCCAGAAAATCAAAACAAGAAGATAGTTCATTTAAAATTGATAATAGGCTGGATAATTTTTTCATTAATGCTGAATTGAAAGGAAACTTTTTAATAGGCTCAAATGTATTTTCAGTATATTTTACTTCTGTATTATGTTGTTTCATTTGACTTTCCCATTTTTCCCAGGAGTCAGGTTGAACTTCAGGGTAAGCGATTTTTACCTGAGGTAAGTTCCAATAATTTTCTATATTTATTTTAGAACTTTTAGTGCTATTTAGATGATGGGTAACTTCGATAGGTGTAAAATTATATTTTGAAGGTTTAAAAGATACCGTAGAGGAATCAATACCATCCTCATTTTTAAAAGCTACCTGTGCCAATGAAAAATCTGTAATAATGCCAGAAATATTATCTTCATAATATTCATCAGGGTTGTGAATAGGAGGATTAGATTCCCAAAAATGACCGGATTTTTGTAGCCAATTTAAAATTACTCTTTTAAAGTTTTTGTCATTATAAGCTGAAATTGCTTGTAAAAAATTCATTGAATTTGAAATTTGCCTGTTTTGTAATTTTAAACTAATGTATACAGCAAAACTATGATTTCTTAAATAAGAGTTCATATTGTATAGATTTCTTAAACTTATAATAAAATCATTTTCATTAGAAAATTGACCGTGTAAAGAAAGTTCATTGATATAAAAGTCCATATCTATTCTCCCCAATCAGTAAAGTATTCAAGATCTTTATCAAACTGGTCAAAAAAGCCTTCCGGCCAAAAATCTAAATTTCCTTTTTGATCTACAGAAGGGTTTGTAATTTCTGCATTTCCTTCTTCATTGGTTTGGAAAAAATAAAACAGCACATCTTGAGCTTTAATTTTTTCCTGTTTTAAGGCTTTTCTCACTCCGTTTAGTACATGATCGCTATGTGTCTCAAAGATAACTTGAATTCCTGCTGATGCAATTATTGCGAGAAAATAGCCTACCATAGATTGTCCTTCAGGATGGAGATGTGATTCAGGATTTTGAATTAGGACTACATTTTTTTCTTTCTGTCCGATGCAAGCGGTAATGATAGGTAGTAGGTGTGTAATCCCAAAACCAACATTTTGCGGTCGATGAAACCTGCTGGTTCGGTTGGTTCGGATTCCCATAGTAACCACATTCGCATCATTTACAACATTGATCTGCATTTCAAATCCCGGAAAAAAATCATTCATCCAGCCTTCTACCTGACGAATCAACTTATTATCATATTCTTTTTTTTGTATCTTTGTTGAAATCTTTTCATTTCCAAATTCATGTAAATACCATGGAGTATACTCACCCATAGAACCGATTGTTTTAGTCGAAGTTGTTGGATATGAATAAACTTCTCTGGGACCTATTCTTTCAGCAGATAAAAAAAATAAGTTTCTCAATTTTTCTAATATATTAGAATCATCTTTATATTTTTCTATAGGTAAAAGATAAGAAAGCAAATCATTAGACTTATACCTATATTGAATATTATTGGAATGAGCTTCTTTCAATTGGAAAAAGGGTTTATTCTTTTCATCAGGTATATCAAATTTCCAATGGATAAACTTATCATCTTTTGTTTCAATCTTTATTCCAATTTCATTTCTTCCATAAATATCATTCACAATACTACCGGCAGTTCCTAAAGAAACATTTCTACCTTCTAAGAGTAATCGGTCGTTTGATCTATCATCAAGAAATGTTTGGTTTAATAAAGCCAAAGATTGCAGAATAGAAGACTTTCCGGAAGAGTTTAAACCTGATATTAACGTAAGTGGTGCAAATGGCACTTTTACATTTTTAAAACATTTAAAATATTCCAGCTCTAAAGAACTTATCATAAATACTCCTTGTAGGCTTCTTCTACTATTTTAAATCTGGTAGTAATATTTTTGGTACTATTTGTAGATATGGTAATTGTATTTACGAATTCTTGATTTTCCATTAACTGATAAAATATTTTTCTTAAACTCTCTTCTCTTCCGGAAATTTTATCTTTTTGAATTTTCGTAAATAGTATTGAGAATACATCAAAAAGAGCAACGTTAATTGGATTTTTTCTATTCTCTCCTTCTATGCGTTTACGAAAAGTAAACTGTCCGAAAACCTTATAATTTAATTCCATACTAATTTTAAATATAGATGAAAGTTTTTCTTGCTCTTTTGGATTTTCAAAAAGAGTATTAAGATGATCTAACGTTTCCGCTAAAAAGGAATCCATATCTCCTTTATATTTTTCTATTCCAAAAATATAGAAACCAGCAAACCGATTTACAATTTCCCTGTCCCTCATTGTTTTAGGATTGATACTTTGACCTGTAGCTTTTTGAAAGACTTCCGTTTTTACCTGTTCTCTTAACCATTGGGTAGCAGAACCTACATAAATACAGTTTCTCATCTGTTGTCTTGTTAATGGTTCTCCACTGTTTACCCTTTCAAAAATATCCAACTGGGCTTTTGGAGGAACTTTGGAATCTATTAAGTAGATAATTAAATTTGTATCTTCTATCCTGTTTTGAAAGATAGGAGATAGGTCTTTAAAGAATTTACCATTTAATTCAGGTCGATGTTCTAAACCTATTAATTTGAATTCATTATTCAAATATTGTTCAAATGTTGTAAGTCTCTGCAAACCATCAACGATAGCAGTGGTTCCGTCGATTTTTTCAGCAAGATAAAAAACAGGTAATGGAATTCTTAGTAAAGTAGATTCGATTAGTTTACTTTGCTTTTTCTGATCCCAGACAAAATCTCTCTGGTAATCAGGAATCGTTAGGTATTGACCACTTTTTATTCTTCTAACAATTTCAAAAACACTACGTGATTCCTGACGGATTAAAAAGCTATCAATAGGATAATCGCTTTTCTCATCCGGGTTCTCTTCCGGTTCTTCATACTTGTTTTCATCTATTTGCATATTTTACTCTCTTATTATTTCTCTCTATTTTTCAAATTTTAAACCGAATATAATTGAATTAAATATTTATCCTTTTTGTAAATTTTATAATTGGATTAAAACCATATTCAATAACTTTTTGGTTCCAAAACTCTAAAGCCAGTAGTATTTGTATTGAGTTTATTTCTAAAATTTCATTAAATTCGTGACCTTCATCTACAATAAACCATAATCCAATATTCTTAACATCGTAGGAATTATCTAAAATATTATCCTGTACAATAAACTCTAATGCTATTTTTGATTGTTCAATATTGTATATTATTTTTTCTTTTTCATCTCTTTTAAAAAATTTAACTGACCATATCGTGTTATCTTTATATAAGTCTGCAACTTCTAATCTATAGTTACGTCTGACTTGGAGTAAAGATTCTATTTGTGTTAGTTCTCTGTCCATAAGTATATAGCCATTTCTAACTTGTGAACCATTAAAGTAATACTCCCTATAGGTTATTCTATCACCTATGTAACCTGGAGCATTAATTTGTCTTTCTTTTTCTTGCTTCCATTGTAGGTAATTTTGTTCATTAAAATCATTTTGTTCTCTTTCAAGTGTAATGTTATTAATTGACCTTTTAAGATATTCCATGAAAGTATTATTAAATTTTAACCACTCTCCTTCTTTTAAAAAGTAGTTTACACCATCAATATCCATAAAACAATCTAAAACTTCCTTGATGGGAATAGTAAACCCTCTACTTTCATTAGTGAATAGTTTTAACTTTACTTTATCTATATCATAGTTTTCATCAATAGAATTTAAAAAATCTCGAACATGTCTAATCGTAAGTTCTCCTTCTATTACTTCTCTTATATAACGATTATCCTGACGTCTATAGCTAAGTTGAAATTTGGATGAAAGATAATTAAAGCAAAAATACACTCCATAAACAGTAAACTCTTCAATAATTGTTTGTAAATTTTCATTTAATATCTGTTCGAGAAGATTATTATTTAATTCATTTATAATATCTTCCTCTATTACTTTTTCTAATTTTGGGATTTCAATAGTTGGTTGATTTTCTAATTGCTCTTCAATATTATTTAAAAGCTCAGTTAAGCCAAGAGGGTTAAGGTTACTAGTAATTTGTATTGAATCTGCGAATATGATATTACTTTCTCCCCACTGCTCTATATCAGCAGATTTCATTTTTAAATGTTCTATTGACTCCCCTGGTTTATAGTTCCCTAAACTGAATTCATTATAAGAAGTAATTTCTTGACGCTTACCTCCTACGAAGTACCTGCTTTTTTTTAATACCATTGTTTCTTCAGAAGCTATCCTGACAGCAACATTAATGCCAAAATTTCTTTCAATATATTTATTAATGTAAAAATGTGCTTTTCCAAGACTAACTATATATATATTCTCATTGTTTTCGTCTTCTATCTTTGAGATCAGTAGTAGAGCAAAATAAGATTTTGTTTCAGGTATTTCTACATCTTCTTCAAAAAATTCTACAAATGTTTCATACCATGATAATGGCTTACTATGTGGAGTAACAGAATAGTAAAATTCAAATGAATATCCTTCATTTTCTCTTGTCTGTTGTAACTCCATACCAACACTTTCTATTTTTTCAATCAGATCATCTTTACAGCCTTGTTTTAATTTATAAATATTATAATTATTAGACATAATTCTCCCCCTCCTCACACCAGCATCTCCGGTAGTACGTTCACAATCTTCATTGTTTCCAGACTAACTGTAATCACCCGCTGGAATAGTTCCAGTGGATATTTGGGGTTGTTCTCTGTCTCTATGCCCCAGAGGTTTGCGTCGTTGGTGATGCCGCTTGCTTTGTCGGTTTTAACGCAGTAGCGTTCGACAATCCAGTCAAGTGCGGGTTTGCCATTGACAATGTAGTCGTAGGCTTCAAGAGGAATTTCACTCAGGCTGATGTATTCGTTGTAGATTAACCTGGTTCTGTCTTCTTTCTTACCGGTTTTACCATATTTCATCTGGGTTACATAATAATGCTCCGGCTTGAGGGCCAAAGCTCGCAGACCTTTGGCTACATGAATGGAAACCGGATACGGTTTGACCGTTTCATAACCAATATGCAGTTTCGCTAAATCCCTACCGGCTTTTGAGAAAGCTTGGAAATCCTCGATTCTTTTCACACAGGGAATGCGGGGTAATTCTTTGGAAAGGTTGTCGGCATATTTCTCGCGGTAAGTGGGAGAATGCAGGAGTCCGTAGATGTAATAGAAAATATCCTCTTTGCTGATTTTCTCTTTGGGATAAGCTTTCTGAAAATGAGCTAGACCCTCGTCGGTGATTGCATAACGCTTATTAGATTTAGAAGAAGATTTAGAGAACAAATTATCTTCCTTAGCTTCTGCTTTGTCGTAGAGGTAGAGAGGAAAGCCCTGTCCACCGGAATGTTGCATATTCAAATCAGGAATTGTATCGACCATTACAACAGAAAAATCTTTGCCACTATTTCCCAAACCACTCATGTACATCACTAAATTCTCCGAATCTGCTTCGGGAAAGATTTGTGGCATTTGGTAGACCATATCATTAAATATTCTTGAGTAATACATATTTTGTTTAAAAAAAGGTCTGTAATATGATTTCACCAAACTGCTTTTTTCATAATTTCGTTTATTAAATTTAGCTAAATCATTTTTAGTGCTCCGCACCCAACTAAGTTTTGTAGTGTTGGTATTTATAAAATCATCGACTTTTGGGTATTTATCTTTTTGCTTTCCTTTACAGGCTTTGCTATACCTATCTACTTCTGAATTATAGAAATCTATCATTTCTTTTACAGAATGTATTAACTCTTTTTGAGAAGAATTATAAACCCAGGGATCGCGATTGGTTTTAACACCTGCTGAATAATTCTCAAATAATACTGTTTGTGTTTTATCTTTTTTATTCCCAAGAGAAATGTATTCATAAAAGCTATCGTCTCTCTGGTTGAGCCAGTCGTTGTATTTATCGGGTGTGATTTTTTTCCATAGCTTTTGCTTTGTGATTCCTTCTATGCTTTGCAGATCTTTGATTTTATCCAGCTTTTCTTGCTGGCTAAGATAGTCGCCTATGTCATGGAGATAGATATTTCCTTGTTTTTTAGCCTTCGGATTTTTAACTAAGATTGTGATAGCAATAGGAGTGCGAGTACCCTGTCCAAATACATTGTCCTTTTCTTTTCTTCTTAATTCTCCTGATGTTCTGGCATTGCCCCTTAAATGAAATATATAGATACTACTAAACTCATCCTGCAAACATTTTCTTACTCCACTCATGGCATTTGATTCAGTAAATCCTGCATTGGTGATAAAGCCCATGACTCCGCCATTGTTGCCGATTCTATCACTTGCCCAGCGGATAGCACGGATGTAGGAATCATAGAGTGCGTTTTTGTTTGTGGAAGTAGAATGTCTTACATAAGTCTCTTCTATCCTCGCATCTAATGCCGGGTATTTGATGTTCTGGTTGTTGTCATTAGCACTGCTCTGCCCTGCTGAGTATGGTGGATTGCAGATGATTACTTTTATCGGTAAAGACTTTTGTCTTTTTCTCCTTTCGCTATTATCCACCAGAACCCGACTGATTAGATCCTCTTTCTCATACAACTGAAAAGTATCGGTTAGTAGTATGCCTTCAAAGGGAATGTAATCGTCCTGCAAGCTATGCAAGCTGGAAGCTTGCGATACAATGTCGTGGTAGGTGGCTTCGATGTTGATAGCTGCTATGTAATAGGCGAGGAGAACTATCTCATTCGCGTGAATCTGGTTTTTATATTTCTTCTTTAGTTCCGCAGGGCTGATTAACCCGCTTTGCATTAACCTTGTAATAAAAGTTCCTGTGCCTGTGAACGGATCCAGAATATGCACCTTATCCGAACCGAGAGTTTGGCCAAATTCCTGTTTTAAAACATCATTCACACTGTGGATGATAAAGTCTACCGCCTCTACCGGAGTATAAACAATGCCCAGTCTATCCGTCAATCGTGGAAAAGCATTACGAAAAAATTTATCATACAGTTCTAATATAATCTTTTGTTTGCCTTCTGCATTGTCTATTCCTTCCGCACGAAGTTTCACAGAAGCATAAAAACGTTCGAGAGTGTCCGCTTCTTTTTGAATATTATGCTTTTCTAATTGCTTTAACACCTTATCCATTGCCATAGAAACCGGATTCTGTTTGGCAAACTCATAACTGCTAAAGAGAGCATCAAAGACCGGTTTGGTGATAAGATGTTGAGCCAGCATTTCTACGACTTCATCACGGCTGATACTATCATTCAAATCATCCCGCAATTCTTCTACAAACTCATCAAAGGCTTTTATCTCTTTCGTATTTTCCTTCTTACCAATAATCGTTTTGATTCTTGTAATATGAGTATTGGCAATTCTGGCAATATCATTTGCCCAATCTTCCCAGTGGTGACGATTTCCACATTTCTCAACTACTCTGGCATAGATCGCAATTTCAATTTCACCAATATCAAACTTTAAAGTTTGCTGTTTGTCTTCTTTTGCAGTAGAAACTGAAGACTTTGTTTTCCCCAGATTGTCTTTACCTCTGGCTATATTTTGCTTGTCTGAACTGCTTTTTGTTTTCTTACCTATCTTATCTGTTACCGCAATGACTTCCATCTTGCTTTTATCAGGGCCAACCAGTTCCATTTTGTTGATCATAGCATCAAAACGGTCATCATGAGAACGAAGAGCCTGTAAAACCTGCCAGACGACTTTATAGGTCTTGTTGTCATTAAGAGCCTCATGCGGTTGTACACCAGAAGGAATCACTACAGGCAAAATCACATAACCCTTATTTTTACCGGGTGACTTACGCATAACTCGACCCACCGATTGTACAACATCCACCTGAGAACTACGGGGAGTTAAGAATAAAACAGCATCCAGAGCCGGTACATCCACACCTTCAGAAAGACAGCGGACATTGCTTAGTATACGACATGTGTTGTCATCGCTACTTTCTTTAAGCCATTGAATTCTGGACTCTTTTTCTGTAGCATTCATACTTCCATCCACATGCTCGGCTATACAATTTAAACCATTGGGAAAAGGATCTTTTTCTTTATAGGCTTCTACAACTTCCTGAAACATTCCTGCAATAGTTTTGGAACTGACCTTATGAGTTCTGGCATTTTTATTATATTCAATAACCTGACAGAAGGCGACTGCTCGCTTCATTGGCTCTGCATCATCAAGAAGCTCATCATTTGCTCCCTGTTTATTCAATGCTTTCCAGCAGCCAATGATTTTTGCAGCATCGTCAACTTTTATATTATTGTCTTCATCCGCCAAAAGGGTCTGTAATCTATGGCTGATATGGGCTTCGTCCACAGCAAGAACAATCACTTTATAGTCCACGAGAAGATCCTGACTTACAGCATCAGAAAAAGTTAAGACATAAAGTTGTTTGCCATAAATGCTTTCATCATCCATTGAACAGAGAGTTACATTTTCTCTTTCAGCACTGACTTTAGCAATGTCAGCATAAATTCGAGGAGTGGCTGTCATATATAAGCGTTTGGCAGCTTTGATATATTTTGCATCGTGGATTTTTACAAAATTACTTTCATCCTGATCGGCAAAGGTTGCACCGGTTGTTCTATGGGCTTCATCACAAATAACCAGATCAAACTCACCTAACTTATGCTTCCTCTGAGCTTCATGAATTACATCTATAGAATGATAGGTAGAGAAGACTACACTCATGTGCTCACTGTCATGACGTTTCTTCATTTCAAAAGCCAGTCTGTCG
Encoded proteins:
- a CDS encoding DEAD/DEAH box helicase, which codes for MTSNSSNLYTSNLDVLLHNYRTVSRTEREKGTYFEELALAYFRYEPTYSDLYEKVWKYADWAKESGISGMDTGIDLVAKTKGTEEYHAIQCKFYAENHRVQKSDIDSFFTASGKKPFTHRIIIATTNNWSEHAEDALIGQNPPVTKIDLHDLKSSQIDWTKFHPDKKPVLKEKKKLRNHQKLAVNSVIEGLKTSDRGKLIMACGTGKTFTSLKIAEKEAGKGKWVLFLVPSLALLSQTLTEWTQESEVPLHSFAVCSDSEIGKKRKKNEELVETFSHELRYPANTNPDRLAFEMKKRHDSEHMSVVFSTYHSIDVIHEAQRKHKLGEFDLVICDEAHRTTGATFADQDESNFVKIHDAKYIKAAKRLYMTATPRIYADIAKVSAERENVTLCSMDDESIYGKQLYVLTFSDAVSQDLLVDYKVIVLAVDEAHISHRLQTLLADEDNNIKVDDAAKIIGCWKALNKQGANDELLDDAEPMKRAVAFCQVIEYNKNARTHKVSSKTIAGMFQEVVEAYKEKDPFPNGLNCIAEHVDGSMNATEKESRIQWLKESSDDNTCRILSNVRCLSEGVDVPALDAVLFLTPRSSQVDVVQSVGRVMRKSPGKNKGYVILPVVIPSGVQPHEALNDNKTYKVVWQVLQALRSHDDRFDAMINKMELVGPDKSKMEVIAVTDKIGKKTKSSSDKQNIARGKDNLGKTKSSVSTAKEDKQQTLKFDIGEIEIAIYARVVEKCGNRHHWEDWANDIARIANTHITRIKTIIGKKENTKEIKAFDEFVEELRDDLNDSISRDEVVEMLAQHLITKPVFDALFSSYEFAKQNPVSMAMDKVLKQLEKHNIQKEADTLERFYASVKLRAEGIDNAEGKQKIILELYDKFFRNAFPRLTDRLGIVYTPVEAVDFIIHSVNDVLKQEFGQTLGSDKVHILDPFTGTGTFITRLMQSGLISPAELKKKYKNQIHANEIVLLAYYIAAINIEATYHDIVSQASSLHSLQDDYIPFEGILLTDTFQLYEKEDLISRVLVDNSERRKRQKSLPIKVIICNPPYSAGQSSANDNNQNIKYPALDARIEETYVRHSTSTNKNALYDSYIRAIRWASDRIGNNGGVMGFITNAGFTESNAMSGVRKCLQDEFSSIYIFHLRGNARTSGELRRKEKDNVFGQGTRTPIAITILVKNPKAKKQGNIYLHDIGDYLSQQEKLDKIKDLQSIEGITKQKLWKKITPDKYNDWLNQRDDSFYEYISLGNKKDKTQTVLFENYSAGVKTNRDPWVYNSSQKELIHSVKEMIDFYNSEVDRYSKACKGKQKDKYPKVDDFINTNTTKLSWVRSTKNDLAKFNKRNYEKSSLVKSYYRPFFKQNMYYSRIFNDMVYQMPQIFPEADSENLVMYMSGLGNSGKDFSVVMVDTIPDLNMQHSGGQGFPLYLYDKAEAKEDNLFSKSSSKSNKRYAITDEGLAHFQKAYPKEKISKEDIFYYIYGLLHSPTYREKYADNLSKELPRIPCVKRIEDFQAFSKAGRDLAKLHIGYETVKPYPVSIHVAKGLRALALKPEHYYVTQMKYGKTGKKEDRTRLIYNEYISLSEIPLEAYDYIVNGKPALDWIVERYCVKTDKASGITNDANLWGIETENNPKYPLELFQRVITVSLETMKIVNVLPEMLV